The Macrobrachium nipponense isolate FS-2020 chromosome 1, ASM1510439v2, whole genome shotgun sequence genome includes a window with the following:
- the LOC135218759 gene encoding uncharacterized protein LOC135218759, translating to MWTVLIQCRLVGKAIRVYNALDECVARDYNKVKAIVLKAYDLVPEAYRLKFRNFTKPVSLSFVEFARLKEEQFDDWLKSLQVVSFSSLRELMLLEEFKKACSKELRIYLEEVKAVSLGKAAQIVDEFVLTHRAGSEELGGPGNNHVQRNLHKNRTGDAQGEGSSGSYTRVFSKSNKLTSGNGNRVRRTCFWCNESGHFQAQCNARRKYLQRNNNNPVALISNNPMSNKSRVENPPVLMANDGCSKGENVGSLSSRDL from the exons ATGTGGACAGTCTTGATTCAATGCAGGctagtgggcaaggcaattcgggtatacaatgctTTAGATGAATGTGTAGCTAGGGACTATAATAAGGTTAAGGCAATAGTTCTTAAGGCTTACGACTTGGTgcctgaggcctatcgccttaAGTTTCGTAATTTTACtaaacctgtctctctctcatttgtggaatttgctcgtctcaaggaggagcagtttgacgactggctTAAGAGTCTTCAagtggtctccttctcctccttgagagagcttatgttgctagaagagtttaaaaaggcttgtagcaaggaattaagaaTTTATCTTGAAGAGGTTAAAGCAGTCAGTTTGGGTAAGGCTGCCCAGATAGTGGATGAATTTGTATTAACTCATCGGGCCGGGTCGGAAG aattaGGTGGTCCGGGAAATAATCATGTCCAGAGGAATCTGCACAAGAATAGGACTGGAGATGCTCAGGGAGAGGGCTCAAGTGGATCTTACACTAGAGTCTTCTCCAAAAGTAATAAGTTAACTTCTGGTAATGGTAATAGAGTAAGAAGGACCTGCTTCTGGTGCAATGAATCAGGACATTTTCAAGCACAGTGTAACGCCAGAAGGAAGTACCTccaaagaaacaataataatccggtagctctaatatcaaataaccctatGTCTAATAAGTCTCGGGTTGAGAATCCACCAGTGTTGATGGCTAATGATGGTTGTAGCAAGGGGGAAAATGTTGGTTCTTTATCTAGTAGGGATTTAtga